Proteins encoded within one genomic window of Episyrphus balteatus chromosome 1, idEpiBalt1.1, whole genome shotgun sequence:
- the LOC129917993 gene encoding lysosome membrane protein 2-like — MSLPTSQKHLQVESDDSLQTGQKKKIGCVITYFILAFITLFLSVISIRYDFLELALNERIKLRPGFPPYEKWRNPSSVEIAVKLYLFAVENPTEFLANPEAKLKLKEIGPIYYKKIMTQEDIVFHDEDSTMSYTTVYRLEYIEEMNEPDILNKTITTINPVLLGLAAMIHDQFIAKIAFDFLASKDHVFLNKTVYEALWNSTSPMLEMVKQIPFAAPRPNAGIMYNSFYPTTTRYNVNIGPKHGYENFFKINTLNGKPRINAYGENFPKHCPFSLVGASEGTGLPPHLSKDTVIQAFTNNLCRTYPMVYNQTVKVGALDTYEFIFAPDIYKRAEDPEKDCMGKTGGVMLPDGLIDSSKCALGTPVALSNPHFWGFHGAWENYIEGLEPSREKHSSHILVEPTSGIQLEAIARIQSNIPLPSLDYYPPEVKRFSRMILPQFWMEYSVKNNDEMIRGMIIFFINMPVIQPIIVILLLTLSLFAVYKTVKLMMTFNMKKSWNVAKEKKKTKVIDNDVSEHYINAFSDNSLDKTTM; from the exons ATGAGTCTACCAACATCACAAAAACATCTTCAAGTTGAATCTGATGATTCTCTTCAAACTGgtcaaaagaagaaaattggAT GTGTCATCACATACTTCATCTTAGCATTCATAACACTCTTCCTTAGTGTCATTTCAATTCGATATGACTTCCTCGAACTAGCCTTAAACGAGAGAATAAAACTCCGCCCAGGCTTTCCACCCTATGAAAAATGGAGAAATCCTTCCAGTGTTGAAATAGCAGTTAAACTTTATCTCTTCGCTGTTGAAAATCCAACTGAATTCCTTGCAAATCCCGAAgctaaacttaaacttaaagaaATCGGTccaatttactataaaaaaatcatgactCAAGAAGATATTGTATTTCACGATGAAGATTCAACAATGTCCTATACAACTGTTTATCGATTGGAATATATTGAAGAAATGAATGAGcctgatattttaaataaaactattacAACTATTAATCCAGTTTTATTGGGTCTAGCTGCTATGATACATGATCAATTCATAGCCAAAATAGCTTTTGACTTTTTAGCTTCTAAAGATCATGTGTTTTTGAATAAGACCGTTTATGAAGCTTTATGGAATAGTACATCACCGATGTTGGAAATGGTTAAACAAATACCATTTGCTGCACCAAGACCAAATGCTGGAATTATGTATAAT TCTTTTTACCCAACAACAACCCGATACAATGTCAACATTGGACCTAAACATGGTTATGAGAACTTTTTCAAGATCAACACACTCAATGGAAAGCCAAGAATTAATGCTTATGGAGAGAACTTTCCCAAACATTGTCCATTTTCATTGGTGGGTGCTAGCGAAGGTACAGGGTTGCCACCACATCTCTCAAAGGACACAGTAATACAGGCTTTTACCAATAACCTTTGTCGGACTTATCCAATGGTTTATAATCAAACGGTTAAGGTTGGAGCATTGGATACTTATGAGTTTATTTTCGCTCCAGACATCTACAAACGTGCAGAAGATCCTGAGAAAGATTGTATGGGAAAGACTGGAGGTGTTATGTTGCCCGATGGTCTAATTGATTCTTCAAAATGTGCTCTTG gCACTCCGGTGGCACTTTCAAATCCTCATTTCTGGGGATTCCACGGCGCATGGGAAAACTACATCGAAGGACTTGAACCAAGTCGGGAAAAACATTCATCCCATATCTTAGTCGAACCAACATCAGGAATTCAATTGGAAGCAATTGCAAGAATTCAATCAAACATTCCTCTTCCTTCATTGGATTACTATCCACCTGAAGTTAAAAGATTTAGCAGAATGATTTTGCCACAATTTTGGATGGAATAT agtgttaaaaataatgatgaaaTGATTCGTGGaatgattatattttttataaatatgccAGTGATACAACCGATTATTGTGATATTATTATTAACTTTAAGTTTATTTGCGGTTTATAAGACTGTTAAGCTAATGATGacttttaatatgaaaaaatcatgGAATGTCGcaaaggagaagaaaaaaacgaaagTTATTGATAATGATGTATCGGAACATTATATTAATGCTTTTAGTGATAATTCATTAGATAAAActacaatgtaa